A region from the Agrococcus sp. SL85 genome encodes:
- the trpS gene encoding tryptophan--tRNA ligase produces the protein MALPRLYSGMQPSSGSLHLGNYIGALQQWRAMQDDFDAFFSIVDLHAITVPQDPTVLREQVRTLAAQYIAGGIDPDRSCLYVQSHVAAHAQLQWLLSTITGFGEASRMTQFKDKTAKGGQEAASVGLFTYPILMAADILLYDTQVVPVGDDQKQHVELTRDLAERFNKRFGTTFTVPKPVILDSGARIYDLQNPVSKMSKSAETDKGVVWLLDEPARTAKKIRSAVTDTEGSIRADKAAKPGVTNLLGILAATTGRGVDDLAAEHDGQGYGAFKTAVADAVVAELAPVRERTLELLADPAELDRLLAHNAERAAEVADATLGRALEAMGLR, from the coding sequence ATGGCACTCCCCCGCCTCTACTCGGGGATGCAGCCCTCGTCGGGCTCGCTCCACCTCGGCAACTACATCGGCGCGCTGCAGCAGTGGCGCGCGATGCAGGACGACTTCGACGCGTTCTTCTCGATCGTCGACCTGCACGCCATCACCGTCCCGCAGGACCCGACGGTGCTGCGCGAGCAGGTGCGCACCCTCGCGGCGCAGTACATCGCGGGCGGCATCGACCCGGACCGCTCGTGCCTCTACGTGCAGTCGCACGTGGCCGCGCACGCGCAGCTGCAGTGGCTGCTCTCGACGATCACGGGCTTCGGCGAGGCCAGCCGGATGACGCAGTTCAAGGACAAGACCGCCAAGGGCGGGCAGGAGGCGGCCTCGGTGGGCCTGTTCACCTACCCGATCCTCATGGCGGCCGACATCCTGCTCTACGACACCCAGGTGGTGCCGGTCGGCGACGACCAGAAGCAGCACGTCGAGCTCACGCGCGACCTCGCGGAGCGCTTCAACAAGCGCTTCGGGACGACCTTCACCGTGCCGAAGCCCGTCATCCTCGACTCCGGCGCGCGCATCTACGACCTGCAGAACCCGGTCTCGAAGATGTCGAAGTCGGCCGAGACCGACAAGGGCGTCGTGTGGCTGCTCGACGAGCCCGCGCGCACCGCGAAGAAGATCCGCTCCGCGGTCACCGACACCGAGGGCTCGATCCGCGCCGACAAGGCCGCGAAGCCGGGCGTCACGAACCTGCTCGGCATCCTCGCCGCCACCACCGGCCGCGGCGTCGACGACCTGGCGGCCGAGCACGACGGCCAGGGCTACGGCGCCTTCAAGACCGCCGTCGCGGACGCCGTGGTCGCCGAGCTCGCGCCCGTGCGCGAGCGCACGCTCGAGCTGCTCGCCGACCCGGCCGAGCTCGACCGGCTCCTCGCACACAATGCCGAGCGCGCCGCCGAGGTGGCCGACGCGACGCTCGGCCGAGCGCTGGAGGCGATGGGGCTCCGATGA